In Sphingobacterium sp. PCS056, the following proteins share a genomic window:
- a CDS encoding S24/S26 family peptidase, whose protein sequence is MNKTQSRMVNNDLYFEEVQRLLKEGKEVCIRVKGNSMMPFIKNGDRVIVVAHLGTVLPLGSPILAQYEGKFVFHRYVGKKNGKFVLAGDGNLVLKEYVSAPHILAIATLHYPNNSDTTRNINSRWPRLRGMIWYHLRMVRRLFASLKRRILS, encoded by the coding sequence ATGAACAAGACACAATCGCGGATGGTCAATAATGATCTTTACTTTGAAGAAGTGCAGCGACTACTGAAGGAAGGTAAGGAGGTTTGTATCCGTGTGAAGGGAAACAGCATGATGCCTTTTATCAAAAATGGCGATCGAGTCATCGTGGTAGCTCATCTTGGCACTGTTTTACCATTGGGATCTCCTATTTTAGCTCAATATGAGGGGAAATTTGTTTTTCACCGATATGTGGGAAAAAAAAATGGGAAATTTGTTCTTGCTGGAGATGGCAATCTGGTCTTGAAAGAATATGTATCTGCTCCGCATATCTTGGCGATTGCGACTTTACACTACCCTAATAACAGTGATACCACGCGAAATATCAACAGCCGCTGGCCTCGATTAAGAGGAATGATATGGTATCACTTGCGCATGGTAAGACGCCTATTTGCCAGCTTAAAACGAAGGATTTTAAGCTGA
- a CDS encoding S41 family peptidase has protein sequence MKLFSMQILEKGLFFSLVALFFISCKKNNPQPEPEPEPVVRTSDQMIRDSIYYYYKLYSLWADQYIPQYDNTFEFTDQYTSADAILLGLKSLTPAYPNYASYGGFLDRFSFLDGLNNYHTGTQSRLRMDRNSGYGLYISMGTADSKVARPVIYFVEGGSPADKAGLKRSDMITSINGDNDFAVAVTCDASGCKPVDQNALNQMRTRVLNALEGGGLQLELLRQDQSTYSQKLAYTSYIIDPLYRDTVYQYSTKNVGYLALSSFEEIENNNDNQQKIDAAFQGFENKHIEDLIVDLRYNTGGYVDAAVYVANKIGGSVAAGELMLTYICNAYMDKTHKGTNGMFSDTYYRKTSNLNLRKVYFLVSETTASAAEMLINVLKPYLDVQIIATGTHTYGKPVGFFEQIIENKVSFWPASFQLKNAAGFSDYWDGLLADRIDVTDYIFLESGDTQETMLETALEDAVPGSKKKANARKSTNQIAPRMLQDQQQINRIPERGLLKSQ, from the coding sequence ATGAAATTATTTTCAATGCAAATTTTAGAGAAAGGATTATTTTTTTCTCTGGTTGCACTTTTTTTTATTAGCTGTAAAAAGAATAATCCACAGCCAGAGCCCGAACCAGAGCCCGTAGTACGTACGAGCGATCAAATGATTCGGGACAGTATCTACTACTACTATAAGCTATACTCGTTATGGGCAGATCAGTATATTCCCCAATATGATAATACTTTTGAATTTACAGATCAATATACGTCTGCCGATGCGATTTTGCTCGGACTGAAGAGTTTGACCCCTGCTTATCCCAATTATGCTAGTTATGGTGGTTTTCTCGATCGTTTTTCCTTTCTCGATGGGCTCAATAATTATCATACCGGAACACAGTCGCGATTGAGAATGGATAGAAATAGCGGCTATGGTTTGTATATTTCTATGGGTACTGCCGACTCCAAAGTCGCCAGACCTGTTATTTATTTTGTTGAAGGGGGATCACCTGCAGATAAAGCGGGTTTAAAACGTTCAGATATGATTACCTCCATTAATGGAGATAATGACTTTGCTGTTGCAGTTACCTGTGATGCTTCAGGATGTAAACCCGTTGATCAAAACGCGCTTAACCAGATGAGAACTCGGGTATTAAATGCATTGGAGGGCGGTGGGCTTCAACTTGAATTGTTGCGTCAGGATCAATCCACCTATAGTCAAAAGCTCGCCTATACTTCTTATATTATTGATCCACTTTATCGCGACACTGTGTACCAATACTCAACTAAGAATGTCGGTTATCTTGCCCTATCTTCTTTTGAAGAAATAGAAAATAATAATGACAATCAGCAAAAAATTGATGCTGCATTTCAGGGTTTTGAAAACAAACATATTGAGGACCTGATTGTCGATTTACGCTATAATACTGGCGGATATGTCGATGCAGCCGTATATGTGGCCAATAAAATCGGCGGATCGGTTGCAGCAGGAGAGCTGATGTTGACCTATATTTGCAATGCCTATATGGACAAAACACATAAGGGAACGAACGGCATGTTTAGCGATACCTATTATAGAAAGACAAGTAATCTGAACCTGCGTAAAGTTTATTTTTTAGTGAGTGAGACAACTGCCTCAGCAGCAGAAATGCTTATTAATGTACTGAAGCCTTATCTTGATGTCCAGATTATCGCTACAGGTACACATACTTACGGCAAACCAGTTGGTTTCTTTGAGCAAATTATTGAAAATAAGGTATCTTTTTGGCCAGCCTCTTTTCAGTTGAAAAATGCCGCTGGCTTTTCAGATTATTGGGACGGTCTTCTGGCAGACAGAATAGATGTCACCGATTATATCTTTTTAGAATCCGGAGATACTCAAGAAACCATGTTAGAGACTGCTTTGGAAGATGCTGTACCAGGCAGTAAAAAGAAGGCTAATGCTCGAAAATCGACCAATCAAATTGCACCTCGCATGCTGCAGGATCAGCAACAGATCAATCGAATCCCCGAAAGAGGGCTATTGAAGAGTCAATAA
- a CDS encoding ABC transporter ATP-binding protein produces the protein MTHNNLKHHIRWAWSISQGYRSKLLLYFVLELLAIALSLLFVYLSKKAVDMAISPTDIPLRWTLIGIVATVGVGLGIRAYTGWLNERIKMMLTFELQRNMLDAQMLSVWRLIKNWHTGDIQVRIQTDCEEVANMIAKTLLSFILTAIQLLASMAFLWYMDPMLALMILALSPLFLFSKIYFQKMRKLSQEVKGEESNFSNILQENLRFRLLIRAMGIFPKRRKKLTDSQRDLFGLKMKQLNFSTYTQSVMKVSINAGYLLTFIWGIYRLQSGQISFGTMTAFLQLVARIQTPILALITFIPGFVRFRVAADRLLELKSGEIESQMDQQRLRGIAALEIQNLSFRYEDKWVLDHLNLSLRAGEPVAVVGPSGKGKTTLIRLLLSLIKAEKGQILLTDRAGTRPLSAAHRINFAYIPQGNSLFSGTIRENLMLHVQKAEHIDIQKALWVACAEFVMELPEGIDTVVGESGMGLSEGQAQRIAIARALMHDGDIWLFDEVTSALDRKTADTLIHRLLDYGENKLCLFVTHDLTLANICKQRLYLD, from the coding sequence ATGACGCATAACAACCTGAAACATCATATCCGCTGGGCCTGGTCCATCAGCCAGGGATACCGATCTAAACTCCTCCTCTATTTTGTATTGGAGTTGCTTGCTATTGCGCTCTCGCTGCTATTTGTGTACCTCTCCAAAAAAGCGGTGGATATGGCGATCTCTCCGACAGATATTCCGCTCAGATGGACCTTGATCGGGATTGTGGCAACTGTAGGTGTTGGCCTTGGTATACGTGCTTATACGGGCTGGCTCAATGAACGCATTAAAATGATGCTCACGTTCGAACTGCAGCGCAATATGCTGGATGCACAAATGCTATCGGTATGGAGACTCATCAAAAACTGGCATACCGGTGATATACAGGTCCGTATTCAAACGGACTGTGAGGAAGTCGCCAATATGATAGCGAAGACTTTGCTTTCATTTATACTCACAGCTATACAGCTGCTGGCATCGATGGCTTTTCTGTGGTACATGGATCCGATGTTGGCGCTGATGATATTGGCACTGTCGCCGCTCTTCCTTTTTTCAAAAATCTATTTTCAGAAAATGCGCAAGCTCAGTCAGGAAGTCAAGGGTGAAGAAAGTAATTTTTCCAATATCCTGCAAGAAAACCTGCGGTTTCGCTTGCTGATCCGCGCAATGGGCATATTCCCAAAGAGAAGAAAAAAACTGACCGACAGCCAACGAGACCTCTTTGGACTTAAAATGAAACAGCTCAACTTTTCGACTTATACACAGAGTGTCATGAAAGTCAGCATCAATGCGGGCTATCTACTGACCTTTATCTGGGGAATCTACCGACTGCAGAGTGGGCAGATCTCCTTTGGTACCATGACTGCTTTTCTTCAATTGGTCGCCCGGATCCAGACACCGATCTTAGCGCTCATCACCTTTATCCCTGGTTTCGTGCGATTCCGGGTTGCGGCAGATCGGCTATTGGAACTGAAGTCTGGGGAAATTGAATCTCAGATGGATCAGCAACGCCTGCGGGGTATAGCTGCTCTAGAAATCCAGAATTTGTCTTTTCGATATGAGGATAAATGGGTCTTGGATCATCTTAATCTATCTTTACGTGCTGGCGAACCCGTTGCTGTCGTAGGACCTAGCGGAAAAGGAAAAACCACACTGATACGCTTGCTGCTATCGCTGATCAAAGCGGAAAAGGGGCAGATCTTATTAACAGATCGAGCGGGTACGCGACCGCTCTCTGCTGCTCACCGCATCAATTTTGCCTATATACCACAAGGCAACTCCCTCTTTAGTGGCACTATTCGGGAAAACCTGATGCTGCATGTGCAAAAGGCTGAACATATCGATATCCAAAAGGCATTGTGGGTGGCCTGTGCCGAATTTGTGATGGAACTGCCTGAGGGGATCGATACGGTCGTGGGCGAGTCTGGAATGGGCCTATCGGAAGGACAAGCACAGCGCATTGCTATTGCACGTGCGCTCATGCACGACGGGGATATCTGGTTATTTGATGAAGTAACCTCTGCATTAGATCGTAAAACAGCCGATACACTGATCCATAGACTGCTCGACTATGGGGAAAATAAATTATGCCTTTTTGTAACACATGACTTAACCTTGGCCAATATATGCAAACAACGCCTATACTTGGACTAA
- a CDS encoding PqqD family protein, translating into MKLRADLVLRTIGPDHMIVDPGQDMVDLSTVYTLNDSAAWLWEQLQGTAFSQATVVDLLCEEYDVTAEQAHKDAQILIQDFEQQGLLEK; encoded by the coding sequence ATGAAATTAAGAGCAGATTTAGTATTAAGAACAATTGGTCCGGATCACATGATTGTGGATCCAGGTCAGGATATGGTTGACCTCTCTACTGTATATACCCTTAATGATTCGGCAGCATGGCTTTGGGAACAATTACAGGGAACCGCATTTTCTCAAGCGACAGTGGTCGATCTTCTTTGTGAAGAATATGATGTGACTGCCGAACAAGCACATAAAGATGCTCAGATCCTTATCCAGGATTTCGAACAGCAGGGATTATTGGAGAAATAA
- a CDS encoding adenylyltransferase/cytidyltransferase family protein: MKIGITFGVFDLLHAGHIMMLEEARRNCDYLIVGLNTDPSEVSPEKSTPTQTVVERYIQLEGCRYVDEIVPYETEQDLIDIIKALPIQVRIIGEEYRDMDFTGKKYCVEEGIEIYYNKRTHRFSSTGLRKEVAAKEAKKVSQ, from the coding sequence ATGAAAATAGGAATTACATTTGGTGTATTTGATTTATTGCATGCTGGCCACATTATGATGCTGGAAGAGGCGCGTCGCAATTGCGATTATCTGATCGTTGGGCTCAATACCGATCCTTCAGAAGTGTCACCAGAAAAATCAACACCTACACAGACAGTCGTTGAACGTTATATCCAATTGGAGGGATGTCGTTATGTGGATGAAATTGTTCCATACGAGACCGAACAGGATTTAATTGATATCATCAAAGCATTGCCCATTCAAGTACGTATCATTGGAGAAGAATATCGTGATATGGATTTTACTGGAAAGAAATATTGCGTTGAAGAGGGTATTGAGATTTACTATAATAAACGTACACATCGTTTTTCAAGCACAGGCTTGCGCAAAGAAGTTGCAGCAAAAGAAGCAAAGAAAGTTAGTCAGTAA
- a CDS encoding 3'-5' exonuclease, producing MTSDLTFTAIDFETATGHQNSACAVGIVTVESGIITNEFYSLIQPPRNEYMWQTTRVHGIKPRDTQHAPTFKELFPSIKALLANKLMIAHNELFDRNVLRKTMLYYGLSYEELQLAEMWECTYKIYRNKGFKPARLNACCEVLGITLNHHEALSDAKACAELYLRHPHVATLVEKLGE from the coding sequence ATGACATCAGATTTAACATTTACAGCGATAGATTTTGAAACAGCAACAGGGCATCAAAATAGTGCCTGTGCAGTTGGTATCGTGACCGTTGAATCGGGTATCATTACCAATGAATTTTATTCCTTGATCCAGCCTCCACGCAATGAGTATATGTGGCAGACGACACGTGTGCATGGTATCAAACCTCGAGATACGCAACATGCACCAACATTTAAGGAACTGTTTCCATCCATCAAAGCTTTATTGGCAAATAAATTAATGATTGCGCACAATGAGCTGTTCGACCGCAATGTCCTGCGTAAGACGATGCTTTATTATGGGCTATCTTATGAAGAACTCCAATTGGCCGAAATGTGGGAGTGTACCTACAAGATCTATCGTAATAAAGGTTTTAAACCTGCCCGTCTAAACGCCTGCTGTGAAGTGTTGGGCATCACGCTCAATCATCATGAGGCATTATCCGATGCCAAAGCTTGTGCCGAACTTTATCTGCGCCACCCCCATGTGGCAACGCTGGTAGAGAAATTGGGGGAATAA
- a CDS encoding mannose-1-phosphate guanylyltransferase: protein MSNIVHVILSGGVGSRLWPLSRKSYPKQYLSLFKEGSLFEMTVNRNQGLCNQVIVVGNKDNNQLSREVMESNGVEYIDIVESTPRNTAAAIAFAAFAAQPDDILVVTPSDHVIVGDQGYTTAIQEGIEKANQGYIVTFGIQATKPETGYGYIEYKGDQVLSFREKPNKETAEDFIERGNFLWNSGMFCFRADTLLHELQQFEPRVYATALAAWQHQKDGILDEALSKEIPSISIDYAVMERSKKIRVVATDFTWSDLGSFESMYDYLKETGHPTDENGNMVIGTDVYSAFVGLRNTIFVYTKDAFLVLQKESSQDVKKIYNTLERHQSKLID from the coding sequence ATGAGCAATATCGTACATGTGATTTTATCGGGTGGAGTGGGGAGCCGTTTATGGCCTTTATCTCGGAAAAGCTACCCCAAACAATATCTTTCCCTATTTAAAGAGGGATCGTTGTTTGAGATGACTGTCAACCGTAATCAGGGACTCTGCAATCAGGTGATTGTCGTGGGCAATAAAGATAACAATCAATTAAGTCGTGAGGTGATGGAAAGCAACGGTGTGGAGTATATCGATATTGTGGAGTCTACGCCTAGAAACACGGCAGCGGCGATTGCATTTGCTGCGTTTGCGGCCCAACCCGACGATATCTTGGTCGTGACACCCTCGGATCACGTTATCGTAGGTGACCAAGGCTACACAACAGCAATCCAAGAAGGTATTGAAAAAGCCAATCAAGGCTATATTGTCACCTTTGGTATTCAAGCGACCAAACCGGAGACGGGTTATGGGTATATCGAATACAAAGGAGACCAAGTATTATCGTTTCGTGAAAAACCAAATAAAGAAACAGCTGAAGATTTTATCGAGAGGGGTAACTTTTTATGGAACTCCGGTATGTTCTGCTTTCGTGCAGATACGCTGTTGCATGAGTTGCAGCAATTTGAACCTCGTGTGTATGCAACCGCTTTAGCCGCATGGCAACATCAAAAAGATGGTATTCTCGACGAAGCACTGTCAAAAGAGATTCCTTCCATCAGTATTGATTATGCTGTGATGGAACGCTCTAAAAAGATTCGTGTTGTAGCGACCGACTTTACCTGGTCAGATCTCGGTTCATTTGAGTCGATGTATGACTACTTGAAGGAAACTGGACATCCTACCGATGAAAATGGTAACATGGTGATCGGAACTGATGTCTATAGTGCATTTGTCGGTCTCCGGAATACTATTTTTGTCTATACAAAAGATGCCTTTTTGGTATTACAGAAAGAAAGTTCACAAGACGTCAAAAAAATATACAATACCCTCGAGCGGCATCAGTCAAAACTGATCGATTAA
- a CDS encoding adenylyltransferase/cytidyltransferase family protein: protein MITIPAKEMRIGITFSAFDLLHAGHIKMLEDAKRQCDYLICGLQTDPTLDRPEKNKPTQTVVERYIQLKGCKYVDQIVPYATEQDLQDVLRSFKIDVRIVGDEYRERDFTGRQYCEESGIELYFNSRDHRFSSSGLRRIVAEHEVEKG, encoded by the coding sequence ATGATTACAATACCTGCTAAAGAAATGCGTATTGGCATCACTTTCAGTGCATTTGATCTGCTTCATGCCGGTCATATTAAGATGCTCGAAGATGCTAAGCGTCAGTGTGATTATTTAATCTGCGGATTGCAGACTGATCCTACATTGGATAGACCAGAGAAAAACAAACCAACACAAACTGTTGTGGAGCGCTATATTCAACTCAAAGGCTGTAAATATGTTGATCAGATCGTGCCTTATGCCACTGAACAAGATCTACAAGATGTCTTGCGCTCCTTTAAGATAGATGTCCGTATCGTTGGTGACGAATACCGCGAACGTGACTTTACCGGACGTCAATACTGTGAGGAATCAGGTATCGAGCTCTATTTTAATAGCCGCGATCATCGTTTCTCCAGTTCCGGATTACGTCGTATCGTCGCCGAACATGAAGTTGAAAAAGGATAG
- a CDS encoding DUF5106 domain-containing protein — translation MKCSPFKLWLFFGATTWLLISCNQRNKSTKQDMATTDTTASVYTAADLEALHYWDQVDMRDTAKIKDPSMGEQKLADFLNALNGTSDSTADHAIANMLDRAKVNKTSFDYYIKLYEHYLYDGNSPMRNDVRYESVLRYLIKSDQLTDLEKEAYRPIYKLVQRNKMGKVAEDFSFERYDGHIQKLSDVKAKYILLIFYDTECAHCKQIIALLQDTPEVTDLFEKKQIQIVTIEPWGDRDRWINYQPHLAKNWINGFDNNSTIQRQRLYDTKASPTIYLLDGMKRVLLKDVELQLALQIMTQLP, via the coding sequence ATGAAATGTTCACCTTTTAAACTTTGGTTATTCTTTGGCGCGACAACTTGGTTATTGATATCGTGCAACCAGCGCAACAAATCGACTAAACAAGATATGGCTACAACCGATACCACCGCATCGGTATATACTGCCGCAGATCTTGAAGCACTCCATTATTGGGACCAGGTGGATATGCGGGATACGGCAAAAATAAAAGATCCAAGCATGGGTGAACAGAAATTGGCGGATTTTCTCAACGCATTGAACGGCACTTCGGACTCAACTGCTGATCATGCTATTGCCAACATGCTGGATAGGGCAAAAGTAAATAAAACTAGTTTCGATTATTATATCAAATTATATGAACATTATTTGTACGATGGAAACTCCCCTATGCGCAATGATGTACGCTATGAATCGGTGCTCCGGTACCTGATCAAGTCAGATCAATTGACGGATCTGGAAAAAGAGGCTTATCGTCCTATTTATAAATTGGTACAGCGTAATAAAATGGGGAAAGTCGCGGAGGATTTCAGCTTTGAACGTTATGATGGTCATATTCAGAAATTATCCGATGTGAAGGCCAAATATATATTGCTCATATTTTACGACACGGAATGTGCCCACTGTAAACAAATAATCGCTTTACTTCAAGATACGCCTGAGGTGACGGATCTATTTGAGAAGAAGCAAATCCAGATTGTCACGATCGAACCTTGGGGTGATCGTGACAGGTGGATCAATTACCAACCTCATCTGGCGAAAAATTGGATTAACGGATTTGATAACAACAGCACAATTCAGCGTCAACGACTTTACGACACGAAGGCCTCACCGACGATCTATCTGTTAGATGGTATGAAAAGAGTGCTCTTAAAAGATGTCGAACTGCAACTTGCCCTACAAATCATGACCCAACTTCCTTAA